Proteins from a genomic interval of Nocardia sp. BMG51109:
- a CDS encoding alpha-(1->3)-arabinofuranosyltransferase: MSTALAESPTVAAAPADSGPAAPLGRRWFAGTVVAAFLLSFLQAPGLTVADTKYDLAQNPLGFLQRAAHLWSSQAPMGQVQNQAYGYFFPHGAFFSLGHAIGLPAWATQRIWWALLILAGFWGIVRLCEVLGIGTRGSRVVAALAFALSPRVLTTLGSISSETLPMMLAPWVLLAPCALGTAYGVRKRGARSPAGSALALALMGAVNAVATVAAFLPAVLWWLSYRPNRRWWRFTRAWIPLAVLATFWWVVPLLLLGRVSPPFLDYIESSGVTTQWASLAEVLRGTGSWTPFVSPERIAGAVLVTQPAAVLATGLLAAAGMAGLALRSMPHRGRFALILIVGLAGICAGYVGEIGGPFAEQIRIFLDAGGAPLRNVHKLEPLIRIPLVVGLAHLLHRVPLPASVPMPVWRRAFARPERDRMVAVTALILAALTLSTSLAWTSRLAPRGAYDEVPAYWRQTAEWLAHNASGTRALVAPGAPFGSQIWGLTRDEPLQALASTPWAVRDAVPLTPPGAIRAMDSVQRLIADGRPSTGLAPTLAAQGIGVVVLRNDLDPETSRSTRPMLAHQAVEGSPGLTKVAEFGDDIELGHGDGLVTDGDLRPVYPAVEVYRVEGTRPGAPVDVRSGSGAPPAFPGAYTVPLDSVPVVQGGPEVLERLRRAGDAPVGPTVLSSDAARAGLSGGAVTVTDTPMDREADFGRVDNHASALRAPTDPRRTHNLVPDYPVPGAAPVEGEWSGATVTASGSAADATQLGGAAPGSSTAAAVDDDPSTAWLSNSAEHAVGQWIRLDLDRPIRSGSLQLTTSPAAIGDPVKWMEVRTANGTVAARVSKPGAPVSVSLPPGRTDWVRITAIRTEGDSAGGQFGISELGLTDYSNLDAPVPVDIRHRTVLPPPPAGAPLRGWSLGQEFPGRGGCFDAPERVRCSKGMALFAEEPSTFQRTLSVPGPMDVAPRLTVRTRQGPALESLLTDPDRPIARGEAEVGDLRGSAFAATDGDPRTSWTAPEETVRTPDGPKPTLTLELPRPTLVDGLDITTPRGDLPARPTSVAVNLGDGPQVREIDADAEPGSTTRIPLHPRITDHIELSIDTWKSVLDRTALGITQEQPPGLAEVSVLGPDYPPPAPLDRPVTVDCEHGPTVAMAGKIVHTTVTATADELRSGAPVSAQVCGVESGGGMSNPPGSTAGSPDNTSAPAGSTAGAAENDPRALDEAHRNSGSAATAGEDISPPGTDTPISLPAGRVDVTTAPTDLFSVDELRLDHIGAEATPMAAPPGARLLVLPLSTNVGWVAHTADGRELRPVVADGWEQAWLLPPDAQGPITVEFPTDRWYRLAIFGGLLLVIPLVALAVPWPGRRRPRGTGGRIAENGGLGEPSDNPPGGREPDNDGPTATADHPTSGRVPENDSSADRPADRRESESSGPGEAAHRNPTMAAPPPETHPETTAVPADSPPRPWKARILGMIGLALATLLIAGPIGFGLTAAGLIAARFAGRIVPRALVVVAGAGTVVSMAALSTGPWRSPDGYMGGSVWVQLPALLAVIAVGIAALPSRRDAR, encoded by the coding sequence TTGAGTACGGCTCTCGCTGAGTCGCCGACCGTCGCTGCTGCTCCCGCCGACTCCGGCCCCGCGGCGCCGCTGGGCCGGCGCTGGTTCGCCGGTACCGTCGTCGCCGCGTTCCTGCTGAGCTTTCTGCAGGCACCCGGGCTCACCGTCGCCGATACCAAATACGATCTCGCCCAGAATCCGCTGGGCTTCCTGCAGCGGGCCGCGCACCTGTGGAGCAGTCAGGCCCCGATGGGGCAGGTGCAGAATCAGGCCTACGGGTACTTCTTCCCGCACGGGGCGTTCTTTTCGCTCGGGCACGCGATCGGGCTGCCGGCCTGGGCAACGCAGCGGATCTGGTGGGCGCTGCTGATCCTGGCCGGTTTCTGGGGGATCGTCCGGCTGTGCGAGGTGCTGGGCATCGGGACCCGCGGCTCGCGGGTGGTGGCGGCGCTGGCGTTCGCGCTCTCGCCGCGGGTGCTGACCACGCTCGGGTCCATCTCGTCGGAAACCCTGCCGATGATGCTGGCGCCGTGGGTGCTGCTGGCTCCCTGCGCCCTGGGAACCGCCTACGGCGTCCGCAAGCGCGGTGCGCGGTCACCGGCCGGCAGTGCGCTGGCGCTGGCGCTGATGGGCGCGGTGAACGCCGTCGCCACGGTGGCCGCGTTCCTGCCCGCGGTACTGTGGTGGCTGTCGTACCGGCCGAATCGGCGCTGGTGGCGGTTCACCCGGGCATGGATTCCGCTGGCGGTTCTCGCCACGTTCTGGTGGGTCGTGCCGCTGCTGCTGCTCGGCAGGGTGAGCCCGCCGTTCCTGGACTACATCGAATCCTCGGGGGTGACCACGCAGTGGGCCTCGCTGGCCGAGGTGCTGCGCGGGACCGGCAGCTGGACGCCGTTCGTCTCGCCGGAACGTATCGCCGGCGCCGTGCTGGTCACCCAGCCCGCCGCGGTGCTGGCGACGGGGCTGCTCGCCGCGGCGGGGATGGCCGGGCTGGCGCTGCGGTCCATGCCGCACCGGGGCCGGTTCGCGCTCATCCTGATCGTCGGGCTGGCCGGCATCTGCGCCGGATACGTCGGCGAGATCGGCGGACCGTTCGCCGAGCAGATCCGGATCTTCCTCGACGCCGGCGGGGCGCCGCTGCGCAATGTGCACAAGCTGGAACCGCTGATCCGCATACCGCTGGTGGTCGGCCTCGCGCATCTGCTACACCGGGTGCCGCTGCCGGCCTCGGTGCCGATGCCGGTGTGGCGCCGGGCCTTCGCCCGTCCCGAACGGGACCGGATGGTGGCGGTCACGGCCCTGATCCTGGCCGCGCTGACGCTGTCGACCTCGCTGGCCTGGACCTCCCGCCTCGCGCCGCGCGGCGCCTACGACGAGGTCCCGGCCTACTGGCGGCAGACCGCGGAATGGCTGGCGCACAACGCCTCCGGCACCCGCGCGCTGGTGGCTCCCGGCGCGCCGTTCGGCAGCCAGATCTGGGGCTTGACCCGCGACGAACCGTTGCAGGCGCTGGCGAGCACGCCGTGGGCGGTGCGCGACGCCGTGCCGCTCACCCCGCCGGGCGCGATCCGGGCGATGGATTCGGTGCAGCGCCTGATCGCCGACGGGCGGCCGTCCACCGGGCTGGCCCCGACCCTGGCCGCCCAGGGCATCGGAGTCGTGGTGCTGCGCAACGATCTCGACCCCGAGACCTCCCGCTCGACCCGCCCGATGCTCGCCCACCAGGCCGTCGAGGGTTCCCCGGGCCTGACGAAGGTGGCCGAGTTCGGCGACGACATCGAACTCGGGCACGGCGACGGCCTGGTTACCGACGGCGATCTCCGACCGGTCTATCCGGCCGTCGAGGTCTACCGGGTCGAGGGCACCCGGCCCGGTGCGCCGGTGGATGTCCGGAGCGGATCCGGTGCGCCACCGGCGTTTCCGGGTGCCTACACCGTGCCGCTCGATTCGGTACCGGTCGTGCAGGGCGGGCCCGAGGTGCTGGAGCGGCTGCGGCGTGCCGGCGACGCGCCGGTCGGGCCGACCGTACTGTCCTCCGATGCCGCGCGGGCCGGGCTGTCCGGTGGCGCGGTGACCGTCACCGACACCCCGATGGACCGCGAGGCCGACTTCGGCCGCGTCGACAACCACGCCTCGGCGCTGCGGGCGCCGACCGACCCGCGGCGCACGCACAACCTCGTGCCCGACTATCCCGTGCCCGGCGCGGCGCCGGTCGAGGGCGAATGGTCCGGCGCCACCGTCACCGCCTCCGGTTCCGCCGCCGATGCCACCCAGCTCGGCGGGGCCGCACCCGGCAGTTCCACCGCCGCGGCGGTCGACGACGATCCGTCCACCGCCTGGTTGAGCAACAGTGCCGAACATGCTGTCGGCCAGTGGATCCGGCTCGATCTCGATCGGCCGATCCGGTCCGGGTCGCTACAGCTGACGACCAGTCCTGCGGCGATCGGCGATCCGGTGAAATGGATGGAGGTGCGCACCGCGAACGGGACGGTTGCCGCCCGTGTTTCCAAACCCGGTGCGCCGGTGTCGGTTTCGCTGCCGCCCGGGCGCACCGACTGGGTGCGGATCACCGCGATCCGCACCGAGGGCGACAGCGCCGGCGGCCAGTTCGGCATCAGCGAACTCGGCCTGACCGACTACTCGAACCTGGACGCGCCGGTGCCGGTCGATATCCGGCACCGCACGGTGCTGCCGCCACCGCCGGCCGGTGCGCCGCTGCGGGGATGGTCGCTCGGACAGGAGTTCCCCGGGCGCGGCGGGTGTTTCGATGCTCCCGAGCGGGTGCGGTGCAGTAAAGGTATGGCCCTGTTCGCCGAGGAGCCGAGCACCTTCCAGCGCACACTGAGCGTTCCCGGGCCGATGGACGTGGCCCCGCGGCTGACCGTCCGCACCCGTCAGGGCCCGGCGCTGGAGTCGCTGCTGACCGATCCGGACCGGCCGATCGCCCGGGGCGAGGCGGAGGTCGGCGATCTGCGCGGTTCCGCCTTCGCCGCCACCGACGGCGATCCGCGCACCAGCTGGACGGCGCCCGAGGAGACGGTGCGCACCCCCGACGGACCGAAACCGACGCTCACCCTGGAACTTCCGAGGCCGACCCTGGTGGACGGCCTCGACATCACCACGCCGCGCGGCGACCTACCCGCCCGCCCCACCTCGGTGGCGGTGAATCTCGGCGACGGACCGCAGGTCCGCGAGATCGATGCGGACGCCGAACCCGGCAGCACGACCCGGATACCGTTGCACCCGCGGATCACCGACCACATCGAACTCAGCATCGACACCTGGAAATCCGTCCTGGACCGCACGGCCCTGGGGATCACCCAGGAGCAGCCACCGGGGCTGGCCGAGGTGTCGGTCCTCGGGCCGGACTACCCTCCCCCCGCCCCCCTGGACCGCCCGGTCACCGTCGACTGCGAGCACGGGCCCACCGTGGCGATGGCCGGGAAGATCGTGCACACCACCGTGACCGCGACGGCCGACGAACTACGTTCGGGCGCACCCGTTTCCGCGCAGGTGTGCGGAGTCGAGTCCGGCGGCGGGATGTCGAATCCCCCCGGGAGCACGGCCGGTTCGCCGGACAACACGTCCGCCCCGGCCGGAAGCACGGCCGGCGCCGCCGAGAACGATCCCCGGGCGCTCGACGAGGCGCACCGGAATTCCGGGTCCGCTGCGACTGCGGGCGAGGACATTTCGCCGCCGGGAACCGATACGCCGATAAGTCTGCCCGCCGGGCGCGTGGACGTGACCACCGCGCCGACCGACCTGTTCTCCGTCGACGAGCTGCGCCTCGATCACATCGGCGCCGAGGCCACGCCGATGGCCGCTCCCCCGGGCGCCCGGCTGCTGGTGCTGCCTCTGAGCACCAATGTGGGCTGGGTCGCGCACACCGCCGACGGCCGGGAGTTGCGCCCGGTCGTGGCGGACGGCTGGGAACAGGCCTGGCTGCTGCCGCCGGACGCGCAGGGCCCGATCACGGTCGAGTTCCCCACCGACCGCTGGTACCGACTGGCCATCTTCGGCGGCCTGCTGCTGGTGATTCCGCTTGTCGCCCTGGCCGTTCCGTGGCCCGGTCGTCGGCGACCGCGCGGGACCGGCGGCCGGATCGCCGAAAACGGCGGCCTCGGCGAACCTTCCGATAATCCGCCCGGCGGCCGCGAGCCGGACAATGACGGCCCCACCGCCACTGCCGATCATCCGACCAGCGGCCGAGTGCCCGAAAACGACAGCTCCGCCGATCGTCCGGCCGACAGGCGGGAGTCCGAAAGCAGCGGCCCCGGCGAAGCGGCTCACCGGAACCCGACAATGGCGGCTCCCCCGCCCGAGACCCACCCGGAAACCACTGCCGTCCCGGCGGATTCGCCCCCGCGCCCCTGGAAGGCCCGGATCCTCGGCATGATCGGGCTGGCCCTGGCCACCCTGCTGATCGCCGGCCCGATCGGATTCGGCCTGACCGCAGCGGGTCTCATCGCGGCGCGATTCGCGGGCCGCATCGTGCCGCGCGCACTGGTCGTCGTCGCGGGGGCGGGCACGGTGGTATCGATGGCGGCACTGTCCACGGGCCCGTGGCGGTCACCCGACGGCTACATGGGCGGATCAGTCTGGGTTCAGCTACCCGCGTTACTCGCCGTCATCGCGGTCGGCATCGCCGCACTCCCGTCACGCCGGGACGCCCGATAG
- a CDS encoding DUF2613 domain-containing protein, which produces MKFAGPGAASAVAGALLGVVAVFVITAAAQQNSRPEIDRSGDASSSLLNNVEYGSR; this is translated from the coding sequence ATGAAGTTTGCCGGTCCTGGTGCTGCGAGCGCCGTCGCTGGAGCGCTGCTCGGCGTGGTCGCGGTGTTCGTCATCACCGCGGCGGCACAGCAGAACTCGCGCCCGGAGATCGATCGCAGCGGTGATGCGTCGTCGTCGCTGCTGAACAACGTTGAGTACGGCTCTCGCTGA
- a CDS encoding isochorismate synthase MenF, producing MDGFLLAQPGGVLRAAGTRRAFDDGRRAADALRDGAELIVGALAFDPRRPAALAEPDRAEHTAGPWRPAALPPLPGVRVITEIPSAAEHVARVTKLVEQLSDVAQPLRKVVAARSLLAEASDPLEPEVVAGHLLARHPRANVFAVDLTPAGRPGATLVGATPEVLVARYGDTVTLRPLAGTAARHPDPDADAELSRELLSSTKNRAEHAFVIDWIQERLGPVCRELTVPEAPELINTAEVWHLATPIHGRLRDPGTTALDLAMLLHPTPAVCGTPTDPALEIITETEEDRGFYGGAVGWCDARGDGEWVVAIRCAELSADRRTLRAFGGGGIVAASDPKAELDETTAKLRTLLGGLHCAVPE from the coding sequence ATGGACGGTTTTCTGCTCGCTCAGCCCGGCGGCGTGCTGCGCGCCGCAGGTACGCGCCGCGCGTTCGACGACGGTCGGCGGGCGGCCGACGCGCTGCGCGACGGGGCCGAGCTGATCGTGGGTGCGCTGGCGTTCGACCCGCGCCGCCCCGCCGCACTGGCCGAGCCGGACCGGGCCGAACACACCGCGGGACCGTGGCGCCCGGCGGCCTTACCGCCGCTGCCGGGAGTTCGGGTGATCACCGAGATACCCAGCGCCGCAGAGCATGTCGCGCGGGTGACGAAACTGGTAGAGCAGCTCTCGGACGTGGCGCAGCCGCTGCGCAAGGTAGTCGCGGCGCGATCGCTACTCGCCGAGGCGAGCGATCCCCTGGAGCCGGAAGTGGTGGCCGGCCATCTGCTCGCCCGCCATCCCCGGGCCAACGTCTTCGCGGTGGATCTCACGCCGGCGGGACGGCCCGGCGCCACCTTGGTCGGCGCGACGCCGGAGGTGCTGGTCGCCCGATACGGCGACACGGTGACGCTGCGCCCGCTGGCCGGTACCGCGGCCCGCCACCCCGATCCGGACGCCGATGCCGAACTGTCCCGAGAGTTGTTGTCCAGCACCAAGAATCGGGCCGAGCATGCCTTCGTCATCGACTGGATCCAGGAACGGCTCGGCCCGGTCTGCCGCGAGCTGACGGTCCCGGAGGCCCCGGAACTGATCAATACGGCCGAGGTCTGGCACCTGGCCACCCCGATCCACGGCCGCCTGCGCGACCCCGGCACCACGGCCCTGGACCTGGCGATGCTGCTGCACCCGACCCCGGCCGTCTGCGGCACCCCTACCGATCCGGCCCTCGAGATCATCACGGAGACGGAGGAGGACCGCGGCTTCTACGGCGGCGCGGTCGGCTGGTGCGACGCCCGCGGCGACGGCGAATGGGTCGTGGCGATCCGCTGCGCCGAACTGTCCGCCGACCGCCGCACGCTGCGCGCCTTCGGCGGCGGCGGCATCGTCGCGGCCTCGGACCCGAAGGCCGAACTCGACGAGACCACCGCGAAACTGCGCACGCTGCTGGGCGGGCTGCACTGCGCTGTTCCCGAATGA
- a CDS encoding universal stress protein: MPCDTMLIAYDGSENAKRAVEYAGRFLSATRAVVLTAWEPMVRQAARLSGLSGVMQPEWLPDEEIEDVAYVDAKHTNAEGVRLAKLAGLNAEARTAECTSTIWNAIVDVADDLNVDIIVAGTRGATGVRALLHSSVAEAVLKHCHRPILLVPPGRDPADAAR, encoded by the coding sequence ATGCCCTGCGACACCATGCTCATTGCCTACGACGGATCCGAGAACGCCAAACGGGCGGTCGAGTATGCGGGCCGGTTCCTGTCGGCCACCAGGGCGGTGGTACTCACCGCCTGGGAGCCGATGGTGCGCCAGGCCGCGCGGTTGTCCGGGCTCTCGGGGGTGATGCAGCCGGAGTGGCTCCCCGACGAGGAGATCGAGGACGTCGCCTACGTCGACGCCAAGCACACCAACGCGGAAGGGGTGCGGCTGGCCAAGCTGGCCGGGCTCAACGCCGAGGCGCGCACGGCCGAATGCACCTCGACGATCTGGAATGCCATCGTCGACGTCGCCGACGACCTGAACGTCGACATCATCGTGGCCGGCACCCGCGGCGCCACCGGCGTCCGCGCGCTGCTGCACTCCAGCGTCGCCGAGGCGGTTCTCAAGCACTGCCATCGCCCGATCCTGCTGGTGCCGCCGGGCCGGGACCCGGCCGACGCCGCGCGCTGA
- a CDS encoding ADP-ribosylglycohydrolase family protein, with amino-acid sequence MEPIELAFFGHPEGDPRALLYFEWLQRRESGYAVDDFAEEVRDLTHTALPDPASCWRLLDRIESAPSVPAWPYDEIGDGLAEGKGAAGNGTVAGDGEDVADTVAAHRVAGASQFGNRLYDRILGGWLGRCVGCTLGKPLENGFRWSPQVIRSYLERADAYPLSDYVPVSNPMPDGYRLQRGWPESTRGRVDGCPRDDALDYTVLGLHLLEQHGTGFTAGDVAAGWLERLPFLQTYTAERVAYRNLIDGWTPPATARFRNPYREWTGGMSRADIYGYVCPDDPVRAADLAARDAALSHTGNGVWAAMWAAALIAASFGAADPLSAITAAQQVIPENSRLARALAQVIDDHRRGVGWEQAIATVHTGHEHYNWMHAVGNSCLVAAGLLWGAGDFGRTIALTVQGGWDTGCNGATAGSVSGILLGAGAIPRHWTGPLHDRLRSVVSGYDAVSISALARRTFDVASRHVVCG; translated from the coding sequence ATGGAACCGATCGAACTGGCCTTCTTCGGCCACCCCGAAGGGGACCCGCGCGCCCTGTTGTACTTCGAATGGCTGCAGCGTCGCGAATCCGGCTATGCCGTGGACGATTTCGCGGAAGAGGTCCGCGACCTGACCCACACCGCGCTGCCCGATCCGGCGTCGTGCTGGCGCCTGCTCGACCGCATCGAATCCGCACCGAGCGTCCCGGCCTGGCCCTACGACGAGATCGGTGACGGGCTCGCCGAGGGTAAGGGGGCCGCCGGCAATGGCACAGTTGCCGGCGATGGCGAGGATGTTGCCGACACCGTCGCGGCGCACCGGGTTGCGGGCGCGTCGCAGTTCGGCAACCGGCTCTACGACCGGATTCTGGGCGGCTGGCTCGGCCGCTGCGTGGGCTGCACGCTCGGCAAGCCGCTGGAGAACGGGTTCCGGTGGAGTCCGCAGGTGATCCGCTCCTATCTGGAGCGCGCCGACGCCTATCCGCTGTCGGACTACGTCCCCGTCTCGAATCCGATGCCGGACGGGTACCGGCTGCAGCGCGGCTGGCCGGAATCGACCCGGGGCCGCGTCGACGGCTGCCCGCGCGACGACGCCCTCGACTACACCGTGCTCGGGCTGCACCTGCTGGAGCAGCACGGCACCGGCTTCACCGCCGGTGATGTCGCGGCCGGCTGGCTGGAGCGGCTGCCGTTCCTGCAGACCTACACCGCCGAGCGGGTCGCCTACCGCAACCTCATCGACGGCTGGACGCCGCCGGCGACCGCCCGGTTCCGCAACCCGTACCGGGAGTGGACCGGCGGGATGAGCCGCGCCGACATCTACGGATACGTCTGCCCCGACGATCCGGTGCGCGCCGCCGACCTGGCGGCCCGCGACGCCGCGCTGTCGCACACCGGAAACGGCGTCTGGGCGGCGATGTGGGCGGCCGCCCTGATCGCCGCATCGTTCGGCGCCGCCGATCCGTTGTCCGCGATAACCGCGGCACAGCAGGTGATTCCGGAGAATTCACGGCTGGCGAGGGCCTTGGCGCAGGTGATCGACGACCATCGCCGCGGTGTCGGCTGGGAGCAGGCGATCGCGACGGTCCACACCGGTCACGAGCACTACAACTGGATGCACGCGGTCGGCAACAGCTGCCTGGTGGCCGCCGGGCTACTGTGGGGCGCAGGGGATTTCGGCAGAACGATAGCGCTCACGGTGCAGGGCGGCTGGGACACCGGCTGCAACGGCGCCACCGCGGGGTCGGTCTCCGGAATCCTGCTGGGCGCCGGCGCGATCCCGCGGCACTGGACCGGTCCGCTGCACGATCGCCTGCGCAGCGTGGTCTCCGGGTACGATGCCGTCAGCATCTCTGCCCTGGCCCGCCGCACCTTCGACGTCGCCAGTCGGCATGTCGTCTGTGGATGA
- a CDS encoding acetyl-CoA C-acetyltransferase: MTTKARSAKAASTGTSSSSTGSSSTASSSTSSSGKAPHTKQTRPVAVLGGNRIPFARSDGRYAHASNQDMFTAALNGLVSRYGLQGERLGMVVGGAVLKRVGEHGMIRESVLGSELSPYTPAHDLQLACGTGLQSIVTVGDAVALGRIEAGVGGGTDTTSDAPIGVSESMREWMLDANRAKKNSDYVKLAGRLRPSMVGIEIPRNAEPRTGLSMGEHAALTAKEFGIAREAQDELAYLSHRNMAAAYDRGFFDDLITPFLGLTRDDNLRPNSTVEKLSTLKPVFGHRLPGGEKDPAATMTAGNSTPLTDGASAVLLGSEEWAAERNLKPLAYLIDSEVGAVDYVWGPDGLLMAPTYAVPRLLARNGLTLQDFDYYEIHEAFASVVLATLQAWESDQYCKERLGLDGALGAIDRAKLNVNGSSLAAGHPFAATGGRIIAQTAKQLAEKGSGRALISICAAGGQGVVAILER, translated from the coding sequence GTGACTACCAAAGCCCGTTCGGCGAAGGCCGCGTCCACCGGCACCTCATCGAGCAGCACCGGATCGAGCAGCACAGCATCGAGCAGCACCTCATCGAGCGGAAAGGCCCCGCACACCAAGCAGACCCGTCCCGTGGCGGTCCTGGGCGGCAACCGGATCCCGTTCGCCCGGTCCGACGGCCGCTATGCACACGCCTCCAACCAGGACATGTTCACCGCCGCGCTGAACGGGCTGGTCAGCCGCTACGGCCTGCAGGGTGAGCGGCTGGGCATGGTGGTCGGCGGCGCGGTGCTCAAGCGCGTCGGCGAGCACGGCATGATCCGCGAGAGCGTGCTGGGCAGCGAGCTGTCGCCCTACACCCCGGCGCACGATCTGCAGCTGGCCTGCGGCACCGGCCTGCAGTCGATCGTCACCGTCGGCGACGCGGTGGCGCTGGGCCGCATCGAGGCCGGCGTCGGCGGCGGCACCGACACCACCTCTGACGCGCCGATCGGCGTGAGCGAATCCATGCGGGAGTGGATGCTCGACGCCAACCGCGCCAAGAAGAACTCCGACTACGTCAAGCTGGCCGGACGGCTGCGCCCGAGTATGGTGGGCATCGAGATCCCGCGCAATGCCGAACCGCGCACCGGGCTGTCGATGGGCGAGCACGCCGCCCTCACCGCCAAGGAGTTCGGCATCGCCCGCGAGGCGCAGGACGAGCTGGCCTACCTGTCGCACCGCAACATGGCCGCGGCCTACGACCGCGGCTTCTTCGACGATCTGATCACCCCGTTCCTGGGCCTGACCCGCGACGACAACCTGCGGCCGAACTCGACCGTGGAGAAGCTGTCGACCCTGAAGCCGGTCTTCGGCCACCGGCTCCCCGGCGGCGAGAAGGATCCGGCCGCGACGATGACGGCCGGCAATTCCACCCCGCTCACCGACGGCGCGTCCGCGGTGCTGCTGGGCAGCGAGGAGTGGGCCGCCGAGCGCAACCTGAAGCCGCTGGCCTACCTGATCGACAGCGAGGTCGGCGCGGTCGACTACGTGTGGGGCCCGGACGGCCTGCTGATGGCGCCGACCTACGCGGTGCCGCGCCTGCTCGCCCGTAACGGCCTGACCCTGCAGGACTTCGACTACTACGAGATCCACGAGGCGTTCGCGTCCGTGGTGCTGGCCACCCTGCAGGCGTGGGAGTCGGATCAGTACTGCAAGGAGCGGCTCGGCTTGGACGGCGCCCTCGGCGCGATCGATCGCGCCAAGCTCAACGTCAACGGCTCCTCGCTGGCGGCCGGCCACCCGTTCGCCGCGACCGGCGGCCGCATCATCGCCCAGACCGCGAAGCAGCTGGCGGAGAAGGGCTCCGGCCGCGCGCTGATCTCCATCTGCGCCGCCGGCGGCCAGGGCGTGGTGGCGATTCTGGAGCGCTGA
- a CDS encoding 3-oxoacyl-ACP reductase, with protein sequence MAASKSKGAPNLYGSFVHSAPGAFLASKLGLPKPENLRRYTPGEAALPGPVLLGGKGRVADAARNLLSDYTFVDSPTSGVKFGALVFDATGLGSVEELEQLYQFFQPAMRSVAPSGRLLVVGTTPELASGVEQQIAQRALEGFTRSVGKELLRGATVNLVYLHPEAAAAATGLESTLRFLLSGKSAFVDAQVFRVGREDGVVDNSFDWDKPLDGKVAVVTGAARGIGATIAEVFARDGAKVIVADIPAAGEALSATANKVGGTALAVDVTAPDAADKIAELAAERFGSLDIVVHNAGITRDKLLANMDEGRWNSVLNVNLAAPHRITEALVSKGVLKEGGRVIDISSIAGIAGNRGQTNYGASKAGVIGMVDAEAPKLAEKGVTINAVAPGFIETAMTAAIPLATREAGRLMSSLSQGGQTVDVAETIAYFASPASNAVTGNVVRVCGQSLLGA encoded by the coding sequence GTGGCAGCCAGCAAAAGCAAGGGCGCTCCCAACCTCTACGGATCGTTCGTCCACTCGGCCCCCGGCGCGTTCCTGGCGAGCAAGCTGGGGCTGCCCAAGCCGGAGAACCTGCGCCGCTACACCCCCGGCGAGGCGGCGCTGCCCGGGCCGGTACTGCTGGGCGGCAAGGGCCGGGTCGCCGACGCGGCCCGAAACCTGCTGTCCGACTACACCTTCGTGGATTCCCCCACATCGGGCGTGAAGTTCGGCGCCCTGGTGTTCGACGCCACCGGCCTCGGCTCGGTGGAGGAGCTCGAGCAGCTGTACCAGTTCTTCCAGCCGGCGATGCGGTCGGTCGCGCCGTCCGGTCGGCTGCTGGTCGTCGGCACCACGCCGGAGCTGGCCTCGGGCGTCGAGCAGCAGATCGCGCAGCGCGCGCTGGAGGGCTTCACCCGCAGCGTCGGCAAGGAGCTGCTGCGCGGCGCCACCGTCAACCTCGTATACCTGCACCCGGAGGCCGCCGCGGCCGCCACCGGACTGGAGTCCACGCTGCGGTTTCTGCTGTCCGGCAAGTCGGCGTTCGTCGATGCGCAGGTGTTCCGGGTCGGTCGCGAAGACGGCGTGGTGGACAACTCCTTCGATTGGGACAAGCCGCTGGACGGCAAGGTCGCCGTGGTCACCGGTGCGGCGCGCGGCATCGGCGCCACCATCGCCGAGGTCTTCGCCCGCGACGGCGCCAAGGTGATCGTCGCCGACATCCCGGCCGCCGGCGAGGCGCTGTCGGCGACCGCCAACAAGGTCGGTGGCACGGCCCTGGCCGTCGACGTCACCGCGCCCGATGCCGCCGACAAGATCGCCGAACTCGCGGCCGAGCGCTTCGGTAGCCTCGACATCGTGGTACACAACGCCGGGATCACCCGCGACAAGTTGCTCGCCAACATGGACGAGGGTCGCTGGAACTCGGTACTGAACGTCAATCTCGCTGCCCCGCACCGGATCACCGAAGCCCTGGTGTCGAAAGGCGTCCTGAAGGAGGGAGGCCGGGTGATCGATATCTCGTCGATCGCCGGCATCGCGGGCAACCGCGGCCAGACCAACTACGGCGCGTCCAAGGCCGGCGTGATCGGCATGGTGGACGCCGAGGCGCCGAAGCTGGCCGAGAAGGGCGTCACCATCAACGCCGTGGCCCCCGGCTTCATCGAAACCGCCATGACAGCCGCCATCCCGCTGGCCACTCGGGAGGCGGGCCGACTGATGAGTTCCCTGTCGCAGGGCGGCCAGACCGTCGATGTCGCCGAGACCATCGCCTACTTCGCCAGCCCGGCGTCGAACGCGGTGACGGGCAACGTCGTTCGGGTCTGCGGCCAGAGCCTGCTCGGTGCCTGA